One Onychostoma macrolepis isolate SWU-2019 chromosome 15, ASM1243209v1, whole genome shotgun sequence DNA segment encodes these proteins:
- the arcn1b gene encoding archain 1b gives MVLLAAAVCTKAGKAIVSRQFVEMTRTRVEGLLAAFPKLMNTGKQHTFVETESVRYVYQPLEKLYMVLITTKNSNILEDLETLRLFSRVIPEYCRVLEESEISEHCFDLIFAFDEIVALGYRENVNLAQIRTFTEMDSHEEKVFRAVRETQEREAKAEMKRKAKELQRARQDAERAGKKSPGFGGFGSSGMSSVTSATIYTDTIEPEKPKVSPAPVRPSGSSKALKLGVKGKEVDNFVDKLKSEGENIITSSAGRKTSEASKVLQPPVNIESVHLRVEEKISLTCGRDGGLQNMEVLGMITLKVSDEKNGRISILINNNDKKGAQLQTHPHVDKKLFTNESLIGLKNLEKSFPLNTDLGVLKWRLQSTDESLIPLTINCWPSESGSGSGCDVNIEYELQDEGLELNDVVITIPLPAGVGAPVVGDLDGQYNHDSRKNILEWSLPVIDEKNKSGSLEFSIDGKPNDFFPIHVSFVSKRNFCDIQVAKVTYIEGGSPVKFSSETSFVVDKFEIL, from the exons ATG GTGCTCTTGGCAGCGGCGGTGTGCACTAAGGCAGGAAAAGCCATAGTGTCACGACAGTTCGTAGAGATGACACGAACCCGTGTCGAGGGCCTTCTGGCTGCCTTTCCCAAACTGATGAATACAGGAAAGCAGCACACTTTTGTGGAGACGGAGAGTGTGCGCTATGTCTACCAGCCCCTGGAGAAACTCTACATGGTTCTGATCACTacaaaaaacagcaacattCTGGAGGACTTAGAGACACTAAGACTTTTCTCCAGAGtg atccCTGAATATTGCAGAGTGTTGGAGGAAAGCGAGATCTCGGAGCACTGTTTTGATCTCATATTTGCATTTGATGAGATTGTAGCTCTTGGCTACCGGGAGAACGTTAACCTGGCCCAGATTCGCACGTTTACTGAGATGGACTCGCATGAAGAGAAGGTCTTCAGAGCTGTCAGAGAG ACCCAAGAAAGAGAAGCAAAGGCTGAGATGAAACGCAAGGCTAAAGAGCTGCAGCGAGCAAGACAAGATGCTGAACGTGCCGGAAAGAAGTCGCCAGGCTTTGGAGGTTTTGGAAGTTCAGGAATGAGCAGCGTCACATCAGCCACCATCTACACTGATACAATAGAGCCAGAGAAGCCCAAAGTGTCTCCTGCTCCAGTCAG GCCAAGTGGGTCGAGTAAAGCACTGAAGCTGGGTGTCAAAGGAAAAGAGGTAGATAACTTTGTGGACAAACTAAAGTCAGAAGGAGAAAATATCATCACATCCAGTGCAGGAAGGAAGACATCAGAGGCATCTAAAGTCCTTCAGCCTCCAGTTAATATAGAGAG TGTACATCTGAGGGTGGAGGAGAAGATTTCTCTGACCTGTGGTCGGGATGGTGGGCTGCAGAACATGGAGGTTCTGGGCATGATCACTCTGAAagtttcagatgaaaaaaatgGCCGCATTTCCATACTCATCAACAACAATGACAAGAAGGGAGCCCAactacag ACTCATCCTCATGTAGATAAAAAGCTGTTCACCAACGAGTCCCTGATCGGtctgaaaaacctggaaaagtccTTCCCTCTCAACACTGATTTGGGGGTACTGAAATGGAGGTTACAGAGCACAGATGAGTCCCTCATACCTTTAACCA TTAACTGTTGGCCATCTGAAAGTGGAAGCGGAAGTGGCTGTGACGTCAACATTGAGTATGAGCTTCAGGACGAGGGGCTTGAACTCAATGATGTTGTCATTACTATCCCTCTGCC GGCAGGTGTCGGTGCTCCTGTGGTCGGTGATCTGGATGGGCAGTATAACCATGACAGCAGGAAAAACATCCTGGAATGGTCACTTCCTGTCATCGATGAGAAAAACAAGAGTGGCAGCCTGGAGTTCAGTATTGATGGCAAACCTAACGACTTCTTCCCAATCCATGTTTCTTTTGTCTCCAAGAGAAACTTTTGTGACATTCAG GTGGCCAAGGTGACATACATAGAAGGAGGCAGTCCAGTCAAATTCTCTTCAGAGACGTCATTTGTTGTGGATAAGTTTGAGATCCTGTAA